The stretch of DNA caactcatacacaaaagagaaacaagaaaattgatatatgataagcataaacataacgatttgctattaaaaccgaacctcaagattcgagaacaaagttccttacaccaatggatcaatagaagtttagttctccatggaagatgacggctgctctagggtttgaatatttcgTGAACAGTCAATGaataaccctagctgcctttttttcggtttaaataatacatggaacgggccttaaaacaattgggccgaaaaatataaagttgtgctgaattaaattcgtctggaacataagcgcaattatttgacacacttgcgctccgaactgggttttggcctcaacatgaaagtcgtagctcttgatctcagctttccaacgcatcttcccgcacctcaatccgatatttgtaactccagttatgacctgcggaccggaagggtgtcaaagtgctatttattcataaattaagtgcgaaaataaaatagagttagaaataaacttaaatataaaaacaccttaaaaaagtgaaaatagtaaattaaaccataggaatacactagtacaacagtagaagaatgtgcattaaaatgcactgatcaaattcccccacacttgaacttttgcactccgagcaaaactcaaatgaaaaatttaaaaacaaatcacaagcagtcaacatattccaggtttcaagcttcaaaccttgggtcaaaattcaaagattggcacaattcttatctatcaactttcaataataatcttgcgtgtgtgtgtgtgtaccgtctcccactgtcaaccaaagtaatgtcaagatccctctctgaaactaccattctagatgctaagttgtcattcttttcctataattttggatttaaccagaatttcagactagggggggctatttcttttcaagagatcaaaagcttttcaacatcaactcaggggcaactaccttcaagctttattatagtttattattatttattgtttttaagctttaggtactactccaccttttcacctgacgggatcttacttgtaataagtccaacctgttactcagagtagagcatcctacacaacacttgttcctccagtttcgggcacaggaacttgttcctccagtttcgggcacaggaacttattatattcattagttttagctcttaaacagtttccctttttctcaattaatagcaatgatcggtctatctgttactctagcctttcccccacacttagttctaatcatacctccattatattcaaattagagaacttagtctaaagaataaatatttcagagatttatctagacattactaagtttgacagtgttcaagcagttgtgcattaagttgcaaagactatcatgtcaagtatcaaaacaaaaaactccaaaaatttcactgaccctacaactatctgccctagccttagaacatgtgactactcatgatgatttattttattattattattattattttttttttttaaaaaacacaaaaatgtaaatgtaaatgtaaaatgtccctcccccacacttaaaccagacagtgtccgcaatgtaatctaaacataaagtgagagtaatggaaggaacacacccgaggggctaaggtgtagcggctggtgctggtgcttctatgtctggtggttttggtggaaGCCCTTCCACACTTTTATGGAGCAGCTTCAACCGCTGTCCTTTTGCTTTGAAAACCTTGCCAGTACCTgtacttttaatttctatagcACCAGAAGGAAAAACATTAGTCACGACAAAGGGGCCAATCCACTTGGATCGAAACTTACCAACCATATCTTTCAGGCGAGACTTAAACAGCAAGACTTTTTGGCCAAcagaaaatttctttttggaaatCATCTTATCATGGAAGTGCGTAGTCTTTTCTTTATCATGGGAGTGTTTGGTTGGGGCAGCCGGAATTTCAAGAACTTTAACCGTACAGACTGCCTCATTGACAACAACTTCACCTGTATGAATGTTATTATCCTGCAAATCAGATTCAATCTTAGCACAAACAGAGCAAAGGTTAGTGTTAGTAACTAAATCCATATAAAAAACAGAATGTTCTTCCACGGGATGTTTCATGGCATCAAAAATGTTAAACTTAGCGACAATGTCGCCAAACTCCATGGACATGGTTCCATCataaacatcaacttttgttcttGCCGTTCTCATGAATGGTCGGCCTAGAATGATGGGTGCCCTGCTGGAATTAGTTTCTCCCTCCATGTCTAGAATGTAGAAATCTGCAGGAAGAATCAAGTCATTAACTTGCACCAGGACATCTTCTACCTTCCCAGCAGGGCGGGCATTGCTCCTGTTTGCTAATTGCACGATTAAACATGTAGGCTGCAAAGGACCAAGATCAAGGttattataaatagaagtagGCATAACATTAATACCTGCTCCCAGATCAAGCATACAATTTTCAAACTTGTGATCCCCAATGGAACAGGGAATACCAAAAACTCCTGGATCATCACACTTTTCTGGCATGGTCTGACTGAGAACTGagacattagctgaggaaccagTTTTGGGCTGAATGAAAGAAGAAACATTTCGTCCCAAACTGACTCTCTCATTTCCCTTCAACTTCCTCTTGTGTGTGCACAAGTCTTTCAGGAATTTTGCATATTTAGGAATCTGTTTAATTGCATCAAGGAGAGGAATGTTAACCGCACATTTTCTGAATACATCTAAAATCTCCTTGTCTTCCTCAACTGTCTTCTTGATATTTTTCTGCACCCTTTGAGGAAAAGGAATTGGTGGCACatatactctttctttttcgggTTCGGTCTCAGTTGTAACAGAAGGAGGTTCAGGAGCAGATGATGATGCaacggttttcttcttctttttctctggagCTGGTTCTGACACTCTTCCAGATCTCAAAGTAATTGCACTCACATTCACATTCGGATTCGGCACTGTTTGTGCAGGAAGGTTACCAGAGCCTTGGGCTTGTAGTTGGCCTATTGCATTGGCCATTTGTCCCATCTGCGTTGTCAGGTTCTGAATGCTAGCATCTGTTCGTTGTGCCAGTTGCTTGACAAGGTCTTCCAGTGAAGAAGTGACTGGTGGGGCAGCAGGGGCTGCAGCTTGTGACTGATTCCCATATTGGAGGTTTTGATGATTCCTCCAACTAGGGTGATATTTGTTGGTGGAGGGGTCAGGATTGTTGTACCTGTTTTGATTGTAAAgggctgctgctgctgcatatGCTTGAGGAAGCTCAGTTATTGTTTCATCTTGTAGAATGGGGCATGTATCAGTCGGGTGCTCAGAAGAAGTACAAATACCACACACTTTTGCTGGTTGAGCTTTGCTAACAACCAACTTTTTCACCAAGGAAGTAAGTTCATCAATTCTAGCATCAAACTTGGTTTCGAGCGCCTTgatggaggaagaggaagactgAATCTCATTTACACTTGCAGAATTATTTCTGGTTGTAAACTGTTGCGAGTTGAGTGACATGTTCTCGATCAAGGCCTTTGCAGCAGCTGGAGTTTTATCAACAAGTGCTCCACCACTTGCAGCATCCAAAATGTTTCGATCCATTGGTAGCAACCCTTCATAGAAATATTGGATGAGTAATTGCTCGGTGATCTGGTGTTGGGGACAACTAGAAACTAACTGCTTGAATCTTTCCCAGTATTCTGCCAATGATTCGTTTCCCTGCCTAATGCCGcatatttcttttctgattAACGCAGCTCTAGAAGCGGGAAAGTATCTCTCTAGAAAGACCTTCTTCAAATCATTCCAAGTTGTGATAGAATTCGGCTCAAGATAGTACAACCAATCTTTGGCAGCACCCTGGAGCGAGAATGGAAAGGCTCTAAGCTTGATATGATCCTCTGTTATACCTTCAGGCCTCAATGGTGTAGAACAAACTACCTGAAATTCCTTCAAATGCTTATGCGGATCCTCACCTGCAAGACCATGAAACTTGGGCAACAAATGTATCAAACCAGATTTCAATTCAAAAGGAATATCAACGTCAGTATATTGAATGCATAGACCATTGTAATTGACATCAGGAGCAGCAAGCTGCCTTAGTGTTCTTTGTTCAGCCATGTTATCAAAAGCAAGTTTAGAATCAAATAAAGTATGCAAAGAGAAACTAtgtaagaatcagaatcagactcgttaatgaaacaaatagaaagaagagatatggttaaaatagattcaaaaaaatataaaaacacgaaatttagtctaattaagtaaaataagaattttggaaattagtttggaattttctgaaactataaaaacagaaataaattaaaataaaatagtaaaacacgGAATTTGGACTTTTTAGGTTGCCGTCACctattttgtcccaaaataggGGATTTTAAACTCTGATTTTTTTCTGATGAACAGGTACAGGAAAAACTCGATTTAGAAAAGATTTTccagaaaactgtttttttacGAAAACTGATTATTAGGGCACGTAAAATCCAGAAAACACGAGAAAGCAAAGGCTAGAACGCAACCACACAGAAACTGAGTCTAATATTAGCTAAAATCAATTgagagtccccggcaacggcgccaatttgatcaccgtcgtttcgtgatcaaaataattttaaaataagtagtacaaggtagtgaccttggtcgtttcacaaggactcacgatcggtttaacaatattagaatgaatttaaaggttgcaatttggggtttttttgtttgtggaagcaataacagagattacgaatttaattaatataaaagcaatcaatccattggttttatgcaactttgtttatcatctatcataGGTTCTTATACgaatattcatacagtttatgcttcggctgattatagaactaatttaacaagcgaaaatcagttttataacgaattcgttgattaagcaccagcgtgttcgactaactatggcgatgatcaagcgtcaccaataacacagttaaaaatcataacaataattcggcagccctattttgcaagcgaaaataatataacaatttcctattcagattaatttgaacaagcgtgaattaatttgaatagtctcaatgttatgaacgtgaaacaaaataattaagcatcaattgcatcaactcatacacaaaagagaaacaagaaaattgatatatgataagcataaacataacgatttgctattaaaaccgaacctcaagattcgagaacaaagttccttacaccaatggatcaatagaagtttagttctccatggaagatgacggctgctctagggtttgaatatttcgTGAACAGTCAATGaataaccctagctgcctttttttcggtttaaataatacatggaacgggccttaaaacaattgggccgaaaaatataaagttgtgctgaattaaattcgtctggaacataaacgcaattatttgacacacttgcgctccgaactgggttttggcctcaacatgaaagtcgtagctcttgatctcagctttccaacgcatcttcccgcacctcaatccgatatttgtaactccagttatgacctgcggaccggaagggtgtcaaagtgctatttattcataaattaagtgcgaaaataaaatagagttagaaataaacttaaatataaaaacaccttaaaaaagtgaaaatagtaaattaaaccataggaatacactagtacaacagtagaagaatgtgcattaaaatgcactgatcagtTACTCAAGCCTATAGCACTGTCAGAAAGCTCTACCTCAGCTTCAGGTTCTTCACTCCtgcccaaaaacttattaatcatatcaggtgaaaattcaacacatctaCCCATGTCAAAAACCTTCATGAATTCTTTGCTCAAAGGATCATCACAGTCTTCAGTTTCCTGGCTTCAAGAGTTGTACTAGACTCAATCAAGTCAGTTATCATTTGCTGCCTAGTGAGAGCACCAGCTTTTGCTGGACAGATgtaccaacacctgctgcaacatttgtccctgcaagcagcctttgctcaatattcagctttccttttcttttacaagGGACATCAGT from Trifolium pratense cultivar HEN17-A07 linkage group LG5, ARS_RC_1.1, whole genome shotgun sequence encodes:
- the LOC123886103 gene encoding uncharacterized protein LOC123886103 gives rise to the protein MAEQRTLRQLAAPDVNYNGLCIQYTDVDIPFELKSGLIHLLPKFHGLAGEDPHKHLKEFQVVCSTPLRPEGITEDHIKLRAFPFSLQGAAKDWLYYLEPNSITTWNDLKKVFLERYFPASRAALIRKEICGIRQGNESLAEYWERFKQLVSSCPQHQITEQLLIQYFYEGLLPMDRNILDAASGGALVDKTPAAAKALIENMSLNSQQFTTRNNSASVNEIQSSSSSIKALETKFDARIDELTSLVKKLVVSKAQPAKVCGICTSSEHPTDTCPILQDETITELPQAYAAAAALYNQNRYNNPDPSTNKYHPSWRNHQNLQYGNQSQAAAPAAPPVTSSLEDLVKQLAQRTDASIQNLTTQMGQMANAIGQLQAQGSGNLPAQTVPNPNVNVSAITLRSGRVSEPAPEKKKKKTVASSSAPEPPSVTTETEPEKERVYVPPIPFPQRVQKNIKKTVEEDKEILDVFRKCAVNIPLLDAIKQIPKYAKFLKDLCTHKRKLKGNERVSLGRNVSSFIQPKTGSSANVSVLSQTMPEKCDDPGVFGIPCSIGDHKFENCMLDLGAGINVMPTSIYNNLDLGPLQPTCLIVQLANRSNARPAGKVEDVLVQVNDLILPADFYILDMEGETNSSRAPIILGRPFMRTARTKVDVYDGTMSMEFGDIVAKFNIFDAMKHPVEEHSVFYMDLVTNTNLCSVCAKIESDLQDNNIHTGEVVVNEAVCTVKVLEIPAAPTKHSHDKEKTTHFHDKMISKKKFSVGQKVLLFKSRLKDMVGKFRSKWIGPFVVTNVFPSGAIEIKSTGSVSSNVVGSVGTSVRCTSQTVDLV